In one window of Camelina sativa cultivar DH55 chromosome 15, Cs, whole genome shotgun sequence DNA:
- the LOC104747827 gene encoding F-box/kelch-repeat protein At5g48990-like: MSSPEKKKKRKERSLTPSPEPTPNPSLPDDLIVSILARVSRSYHPNLSLVSKSFRSILASPELYHTRTLLSRTETFLYLCLSFPDEANPRWFTLYRKKPNQTLTSHTTRTKKKKKKKDDDSGINLFAPTPILNSAPVEWSFLVAVGSNLYAITAAMEDSECSSVWFLDCRTHTWLESPRMRLAHTNSNFDGNMYLAGSSESPDSLNCVEVYNTKTQIWNPVPPRKRIFKFEDMEGKIYLNLAVNSTEEAVALKPKVWSFEALGLETDLERGSICMIDNIFYHYDPNVRFIICKKTEGADWLKLGGLEELPKFARYSTVKLADYGGKLVVLWDKYVPASGYDEKMIWCAEISLETRNKEEILGKVEWFDAVLTVPKSYKFVSAKSATV; the protein is encoded by the coding sequence ATGTCGTctccagagaagaagaagaagaggaaggaacGGTCTCTTACGCCGTCACCAGAACCAACCCCAAATCCGTCACTTCCGGATGATTTGATAGTGAGCATCTTAGCCCGCGTCTCTCGATCGTATCACCCAAATCTCTCCTTAGTCTCCAAAAGCTTCCGATCAATCCTTGCTTCACCGGAGCTTTACCACACCCGAACACTCTTAAGCCGCACCGAGACTTTTCTCTATCTTTGCTTAAGCTTTCCTGATGAAGCTAACCCTCGCTGGTTCACTCTCTACCGGAAGAAACCTAATCAAACCCTAACTAGTCACACCActaggacgaagaagaagaagaagaagaaagatgatgattcAGGTATTAATCTTTTTGCTCCAACCCCAATTCTCAACTCTGCTCCTGTGGAATGGTCTTTTCTCGTTGCTGTTGGCTCTAATCTTTACGCCATTACCGCTGCAATGGAAGATTCTGAGTGCTCTAGTGTTTGGTTTCTTGACTGTCGAACTCACACTTGGCTTGAATCTCCAAGAATGCGACTGGCTCACACCAATAGTAACTTTGATGGGAATATGTATTTAGCTGGAAGCTCTGAGAGTCCAGATTCTTTGAACTGTGTTGAAGTGTACAACACAAAGACTCAAATTTGGAATCCCGTGCCCCCCAGAAAACGGATATTCAAATTCGAAGATATGGAAGGAAAGATTTACTTGAACCTTGCTGTAAACTCTACGGAGGAGGCTGTGGCTTTAAAGCCAAAGGTTTGGAGTTTCGAAGCTTTAGGATTGGAAACGGATTTGGAACGTGGCTCTATTTGTATGATAGATAACATATTCTATCATTATGACCCTAATGTAAGGtttattatatgtaaaaaaactgAAGGAGCAGATTGGTTAAAGTTAGGGGGATTAGAAGAGCTACCTAAGTTTGCTAGATATAGTACTGTTAAATTGGCCGATTATGGTGGTAAGCTGGTTGTTTTGTGGGACAAGTATGTGCCTGCTAGTGGGTATGACGAGAAGATGATTTGGTGTGCAGAGATTTCCCTTGAAACCCGCAACAAGGAAGAGATTTTGGGGAAGGTCGAGTGGTTTGATGCAGTTCTTACAGTCCCTAAGTCTTACAAATTCGTGTCTGCTAAATCTGCTACTGTTTGA
- the LOC104747828 gene encoding xyloglucan galactosyltransferase MUR3: MIPRVAMRRRSAEVAPTEPMEKGNGKNQTNRICVLVALSLFFWALLLYFHFVVLGSSSIDKQIQLQPSYAQSQPSSVSLRVDKFPIEPHAAPSKPPKEPLVTIDKPVLPPAPVANSTSTFIKPPRVVESVQKQEFSFIRALKTVDNKSDPCGGKYIYVHDLPSKFNEDMLRDCKKLSLWTNMCKFTTNAGLGPPLENVEGVFSDEGWYATNQFAVDVIFSNRMKQYKCLTNDSSLAAAIFVPFYAGFDIARYLWGYNISRRDAASLELVDWLMKRPEWEIMRGKDHFLVAGRITWDFRRLSEEETDWGNKLLFLPAAKNMSMLVVESSPWNANDFGIPYPTYFHPAKDAEVFEWQDRMRNLERKWLFSFAGAPRPDNPKSIRGQIIDQCRNSNVGKLLECDFGESKCHAPSSIMQMFQSSLFCLQPQGDSYTRRSAFDSMLAGCIPVFFHPGSAYTQYTWHLPKNYTTYSVFIPEDDVRKRNISIEERLLQIPAEQVKIMRENVINLIPRLIYADPRSELETQKDAFDVSVQAVIDKVTRLRKNMIEGRTEYDYFVEENSWKYALLEEGQREAGGHVWDPFFSKPKPGEDGSSDGNGATAISADAAKNSWKSEQRDKTQ; this comes from the coding sequence ATGATTCCGAGGGTTGCTATGAGGCGTCGCTCTGCAGAAGTTGCTCCTACAGAGCCGATGGAGAAGGGAAATGGGAAGAATCAGACTAATCGAATCTGTGTGTTGGTTGCTTTATCACTCTTTTTCTGGGCATTGTTGTTGTACTTCCATTTTGTTGTCTTAGGAAGCAGTAGCATTGATAAACAGATCCAGCTGCAACCTAGCTATGCTCAGTCTCAGCCTTCATCCGTCTCTCTTCGGGTTGATAAGTTCCCTATCGAGCCTCATGCAGCTCCGTCGAAACCTCCCAAAGAGCCTTTAGTTACCATCGATAAGCCAGTACTCCCTCCTGCTCCAGTAGCTAACTCTACGTCCACCTTTATCAAGCCTCCTAGAGTTGTTGAGAGCGTGCAGAAACAGGAGTTTTCGTTTATAAGAGCGTTGAAGACAGTAGACAACAAGAGTGACCCCTGTGGAGGGAAGTATATTTATGTTCACGATCTACCCTCCAAGTTCAATGAGGATATGCTTAGAGACTGTAAGAAGCTTAGTCTCTGGACTAACATGTGCAAGTTCACAACCAATGCTGGCCTTGGCCCGCCGCTTGAGAATGTTGAAGGTGTCTTCTCGGATGAAGGCTGGTACGCGACTAATCAGTTTGCTGTTGATGTGATATTCAGCAACCGGATGAAGCAGTATAAATGCTTGACGAATGATTCTTCTCTTGCTGCTGCCATCTTTGTGCCGTTCTATGCTGGATTCGACATTGCTAGGTACCTGTGGGGATACAATATCTCAAGAAGGGATGCTGCTTCGCTTGAGTTGGTCGATTGGCTCATGAAGCGGCCTGAGTGGGAAATAATGAGAGGAAAAGATCATTTCCTTGTGGCTGGGAGGATAACGTGGGATTTCAGGAGGTTgtctgaagaagaaactgattgGGGCAACAAGCTTCTCTTCTTACCAGCTGCCAAGAACATGTCTATGCTTGTGGTTGAGTCGAGCCCATGGAATGCAAATGATTTTGGGATCCCGTACCCAACCTACTTCCACCCGGCAAAGGACGCAGAGGTTTTTGAATGGCAAGACCGGATGAGAAATTTGGAAAGGAAATGGCTTTTCTCATTTGCAGGAGCCCCCCGACCCGACAATCCAAAATCCATCAGAGGGCAGATCATTGATCAATGCCGAAACTCAAATGTTGGCAAATTACTAGAATGCGACTTTGGGGAGAGCAAATGTCATGCACCAAGCAGCATTATGCAAATGTTTCAAAGCTCTCTCTTCTGTCTGCAGCCACAGGGAGACTCTTACACCCGAAGATCGGCGTTTGACTCGATGCTTGCCGGTTGTATACCGGTCTTCTTCCATCCGGGCTCAGCCTACACTCAATACACGTGGCATCTACCCAAGAACTACACAACCTACTCGGTGTTCATCCCCGAGGATGATGTTCGGAAGAGAAACATTAGCATCGAGGAGCGACTCCTCCAGATTCCAGCCGAGCAGGTCAAGATAATGAGAGAGAATGTCATCAACCTCATCCCAAGGCTGATCTACGCAGACCCGAGATCAGAACTGGAGACGCAAAAAGATGCATTTGATGTCTCTGTACAGGCTGTGATAGACAAGGTGACTCGGTTAAGGAAGAACATGATCGAGGGCCGAACCGAGTATGACTACTTCGTGGAGGAGAACAGCTGGAAGTATGCGTTGCTGGAGGAAGGCCAACGGGAAGCGGGGGGCCATGTGTGGGACCCGTTCTTCTCCAAACCAAAGCCTGGAGAAGATGGCAGCAGCGATGGCAATGGAGCGACGGCTATTTCAGCAGATGCAGCTAAGAATTCATGGAAGAGTGAGCAGAGAGATAAGACACAATGA